One region of Flavobacterium sp. KACC 22763 genomic DNA includes:
- a CDS encoding helix-turn-helix domain-containing protein yields MEQSTFKVDKYYLHKVDADKKSIYCHHNIMGELLVPTHKHKKAQMLYAEGDVVFVTTETKSYFLPARHFIWIPAGVEHSIEPKSEHVMMRNLYFPVEKDEDEFYKIEGIYPVNNLLLQMMMFTNQWNGDLKKGSPSFVIAKAIKAILPQICHTNLPLELPQPKDKRLGKILRYIENNLGETILFADVAHEFGFSERSLYRLFQKDLKMSFIQYYTIRRILKAIELLLERKLSVKEVAQEVGYNSVPTFSNTFFKILGQRPSDYLNGEEILERK; encoded by the coding sequence ATGGAACAATCAACATTCAAAGTAGACAAATATTATCTCCATAAAGTAGATGCCGATAAAAAAAGCATTTACTGTCATCATAATATAATGGGAGAATTGCTTGTTCCAACACATAAACATAAAAAAGCGCAAATGCTATATGCAGAAGGCGATGTAGTTTTTGTAACAACTGAAACAAAATCATATTTTTTACCTGCAAGACATTTTATCTGGATTCCTGCAGGAGTTGAGCATAGTATCGAACCAAAGTCGGAACATGTGATGATGCGAAATTTGTATTTTCCGGTTGAAAAAGATGAGGACGAATTCTATAAAATAGAGGGTATTTATCCAGTAAATAATCTCTTGCTTCAAATGATGATGTTTACCAACCAGTGGAATGGAGATTTGAAAAAGGGAAGTCCGAGTTTTGTCATTGCAAAAGCCATAAAAGCGATTCTTCCGCAGATATGTCATACCAATTTACCTCTAGAACTTCCTCAGCCTAAAGATAAACGATTGGGAAAAATTCTTCGATATATTGAAAATAATTTGGGTGAAACAATTCTCTTTGCTGATGTGGCGCATGAATTTGGCTTTAGTGAACGCTCTCTGTATCGCTTATTTCAGAAAGATCTCAAGATGTCTTTTATTCAATATTATACCATTCGAAGAATTCTTAAAGCAATCGAATTGTTATTAGAAAGAAAGCTTTCGGTAAAGGAGGTAGCTCAAGAAGTTGGTTATAATAGTGTTCCAACCTTTAGTAACACTTTTTTTAAGATTTTAGGCCAAAGACCTTCTGATTATTTAAACGGAGAAGAGATTTTGGAAAGAAAATGA
- a CDS encoding TolC family protein produces the protein MVLVFNSLHAQEVHTVSLQEAMKLAKENNKKILKSQLEITLAEQNIKERKELRLPDVQLNGMYSRITNITEFKGSGFLKDKEVTPAIPEIYEVNSTFKMPIYVGNKINNAIKIANQENEIAKIKSEKTENDIELEVVANYLAIYKMMELQKIFEENIKEEKSRLKEVQSLQKHGTVTKNEVIRAELQLSDRELNALTNSKNIKIALHDLKTLIQIPENEEIAIDTTSSLDEMNGLDPYDFYMNKALQNEEMRIASQELNISKTELKMVKGNYLPSVHFFGNYGFYYPNYKFFPPNPYLYTLGQVGIEATFDLSSLYKNKTKMEQANTKIKWQEMQNEIVKEEIQDKLYKEHTQYQEILEKFVVVDKALDLADENYRIVKLKYLNQLVLITEMVDADNALLQAKYNKISTRLDAVLKHYELLHTAGMLPQS, from the coding sequence ATGGTTTTAGTATTCAATAGTTTACATGCTCAGGAAGTTCATACGGTTTCTTTACAAGAAGCGATGAAACTGGCGAAGGAAAACAACAAGAAAATCCTTAAATCTCAACTGGAGATTACGCTCGCTGAGCAAAACATCAAAGAAAGAAAAGAACTTAGATTGCCAGATGTACAACTTAACGGAATGTACTCTAGAATTACCAACATTACAGAATTTAAAGGAAGTGGTTTCTTAAAAGATAAAGAAGTTACGCCTGCAATTCCTGAAATCTACGAGGTAAATTCAACTTTTAAAATGCCAATTTACGTTGGAAACAAGATTAATAACGCGATTAAAATTGCGAATCAGGAAAACGAAATTGCGAAAATAAAATCGGAAAAAACAGAAAATGATATTGAACTAGAAGTTGTTGCAAACTATCTGGCAATTTATAAAATGATGGAACTTCAGAAAATATTCGAAGAAAACATTAAAGAAGAGAAAAGCCGATTGAAAGAAGTGCAATCGCTTCAAAAACATGGAACGGTTACGAAAAACGAAGTTATTCGTGCCGAATTACAGCTTTCAGATCGCGAATTGAATGCGTTAACTAACTCCAAAAACATTAAAATCGCACTTCACGATCTGAAAACGCTGATCCAGATTCCAGAAAACGAAGAAATTGCGATTGACACAACATCGAGTTTGGACGAAATGAATGGCTTAGATCCGTATGATTTTTATATGAATAAAGCTTTGCAAAACGAAGAAATGCGTATTGCTAGTCAGGAGCTGAATATCAGTAAAACCGAACTCAAAATGGTAAAAGGAAATTATTTACCAAGTGTTCACTTCTTTGGGAATTACGGTTTTTATTATCCAAACTATAAATTCTTTCCGCCCAATCCGTATCTGTATACTTTAGGACAGGTTGGTATTGAAGCTACTTTTGATCTTTCGTCTTTATATAAAAATAAAACCAAAATGGAGCAGGCGAACACCAAAATCAAATGGCAGGAAATGCAGAATGAAATTGTAAAAGAGGAAATTCAAGATAAGCTTTATAAAGAGCATACACAGTATCAGGAAATTCTTGAAAAGTTTGTTGTTGTGGACAAAGCATTGGATTTGGCTGACGAAAATTACCGCATTGTAAAGCTGAAATACTTAAATCAATTGGTTTTAATTACCGAAATGGTTGACGCCGATAATGCTTTGCTTCAGGCGAAATACAACAAAATTTCTACACGACTGGATGCGGTTTTAAAACATTACGAACTGCTTCATACGGCCGGAATGCTTCCGCAGAGCTAG
- a CDS encoding HlyD family secretion protein produces the protein MVKIKNETRRNKTFHILITIIACTLVISGVILGIWFYVFNRNHEETNDAQVEQYVTPIMSRITGYVQEVRFNENQFVHKGDTLVVIDNREYKSKLNVALADVQNAQQNSVVAQKNAINTASATAINEAQLEAAKSNLWKTKLEYERYKALVSEEAATSQQLEKVKADYESAQAHFQEMKNRIHSSALSTSVAEANVPTTQTNIASKQAVADNAALFLSYTIITAPYDGWVGKRTLQPGQLVKEGQSLLSIVSKEKWITANFKETQLQYLTVGQDVEIKADALSDKTFVGTIASLSPASGARFSLLPPDNATGNFVKIEQRIPVRIQLKDSDKQADFLRAGMNITVIAAH, from the coding sequence ATGGTTAAGATAAAAAATGAAACTAGAAGAAATAAAACGTTTCATATACTAATAACAATTATTGCTTGTACGCTTGTTATAAGTGGTGTTATTTTAGGAATTTGGTTTTATGTGTTCAACAGAAATCACGAAGAAACCAATGATGCTCAGGTTGAGCAATATGTAACTCCAATTATGTCGCGTATTACGGGTTATGTGCAGGAAGTTCGTTTTAACGAAAATCAGTTTGTGCATAAAGGAGATACTTTGGTTGTGATTGACAATCGTGAATATAAATCAAAATTGAATGTGGCTCTTGCCGATGTTCAAAACGCGCAGCAAAACAGCGTTGTGGCGCAGAAAAATGCTATAAATACTGCAAGTGCAACAGCAATTAACGAAGCGCAATTAGAAGCCGCAAAATCGAATCTTTGGAAAACTAAATTAGAATACGAAAGATACAAAGCTTTGGTAAGCGAGGAAGCGGCTACTTCTCAGCAATTAGAGAAAGTAAAGGCGGATTACGAGTCGGCTCAGGCACATTTTCAGGAAATGAAAAATAGAATCCATTCGTCTGCTTTGAGTACTTCTGTTGCCGAAGCAAATGTTCCGACAACGCAAACCAATATTGCTTCCAAACAAGCTGTTGCAGATAATGCTGCATTATTTCTTTCGTACACCATAATTACAGCGCCTTATGATGGTTGGGTTGGAAAACGAACTTTACAGCCAGGACAATTGGTAAAAGAAGGCCAGTCTCTATTGTCAATTGTAAGTAAAGAAAAATGGATTACGGCCAATTTTAAAGAAACGCAATTGCAATATTTAACCGTTGGGCAAGATGTTGAAATAAAAGCCGATGCTTTGAGCGATAAAACTTTTGTTGGTACAATTGCCTCTTTATCGCCAGCGAGCGGGGCAAGATTTTCATTGCTTCCTCCAGATAATGCAACGGGTAACTTCGTAAAAATCGAACAAAGAATTCCGGTTAGAATTCAGTTGAAGGACAGCGACAAACAAGCCGACTTTTTAAGAGCGGGAATGAATATTACTGTGATCGCAGCACACTAA
- a CDS encoding MFS transporter, translating into MEDKSIFKSWVPKWAIITILFVCLLHSMILLGVYTSNVTYAASFLDIEPEDLQYAMCVTYGTLLATILIESRFSSFFPAKNYLMGVYSLIGVTIVTSGYVDNFAVFLLLRVAEGILMALPAITIRQLLIEQFDSKNAIIIGFSFYYGSLLLSTPFIMNIAVWFLDHYDWKYMLYVSGGLQVLNVFLILVTFRGHRTTKKIPLYQIDWMSYFLVLTAILCGAYFFVYAEKKYWFESSQMVLMLIMALVTGGLFIFKELLVKRPTFDFEVFKYANLRIGFLLFFLFYISRATLSLCHSAMYSIWNWDPSRVAGVQYINGLGNIIGLVLAAFFLMKSLSTKIIFLIGFSLIALYHFWFTFLFVPDVALSDIIVPYFLQGIGVGLLFVPLILFTTSSVPANMAVSSGIVGVSGRFWGSTIGFCVMQNATVFLNKKHFLKLSQFVTDENPEAQQNIANATQSFIAKGYSADNANVLAMKKIFGSITKQSTLLADMEIYTIVGYGLLVLIILIACNQHLRQTMTLVKSKIWIG; encoded by the coding sequence ATGGAAGATAAAAGTATTTTTAAATCATGGGTTCCAAAATGGGCAATCATTACGATTTTGTTTGTTTGTCTCTTGCATTCCATGATTTTATTGGGAGTTTATACGTCAAACGTAACGTATGCGGCAAGTTTTCTGGACATCGAGCCCGAAGATTTGCAGTACGCGATGTGCGTAACGTACGGAACTCTGCTGGCTACAATTCTTATAGAAAGCCGATTTTCGAGTTTTTTCCCCGCCAAAAATTACCTCATGGGCGTTTATTCCTTAATTGGAGTTACGATTGTGACGTCGGGTTATGTCGATAATTTTGCGGTTTTTCTATTGCTGAGAGTTGCCGAAGGAATCTTAATGGCGCTTCCTGCCATTACCATCAGACAATTGCTTATTGAGCAGTTTGATTCTAAAAATGCCATTATAATTGGTTTTTCCTTTTATTATGGTTCTCTACTGCTGTCAACGCCTTTTATTATGAATATTGCGGTTTGGTTTCTGGATCATTACGACTGGAAATACATGCTGTATGTTTCGGGCGGACTGCAGGTTTTAAATGTCTTTTTAATCTTGGTTACTTTTCGTGGGCACCGAACAACAAAGAAAATCCCGTTGTATCAAATCGACTGGATGAGCTATTTTTTGGTTTTAACAGCTATTCTTTGCGGTGCCTACTTTTTTGTGTATGCCGAGAAAAAATATTGGTTCGAATCTTCTCAAATGGTTTTAATGCTTATTATGGCACTTGTTACAGGAGGTTTGTTCATCTTTAAAGAGCTTTTGGTCAAAAGGCCAACTTTTGATTTTGAAGTTTTTAAATACGCCAATCTTCGAATTGGGTTTTTATTGTTCTTCCTGTTTTACATCAGCAGGGCAACGTTGAGTCTTTGCCATTCGGCGATGTATTCGATTTGGAATTGGGATCCGTCTCGAGTTGCGGGCGTGCAATACATTAACGGACTCGGAAATATTATCGGATTGGTTTTGGCGGCTTTTTTCTTGATGAAATCGCTTTCAACGAAAATCATTTTCCTGATTGGCTTTTCGCTAATTGCCTTGTATCACTTTTGGTTTACGTTTCTTTTTGTGCCCGATGTGGCTTTATCAGATATTATTGTTCCGTACTTTTTGCAGGGCATCGGAGTTGGATTGTTATTTGTTCCGTTGATTTTATTTACCACTTCTTCGGTTCCTGCAAATATGGCGGTTTCTTCAGGAATTGTCGGCGTTTCTGGGCGTTTCTGGGGAAGTACGATTGGTTTTTGCGTCATGCAGAATGCAACAGTATTTTTAAACAAAAAGCACTTTTTGAAACTTAGTCAGTTTGTAACGGACGAAAATCCCGAAGCACAGCAAAACATTGCAAACGCAACGCAGAGTTTTATTGCCAAAGGATATTCGGCAGATAATGCGAATGTTTTAGCTATGAAAAAGATTTTTGGAAGCATTACAAAACAATCGACTTTATTGGCCGATATGGAGATTTATACCATTGTGGGTTATGGTTTGTTGGTTTTGATTATTCTTATTGCGTGTAATCAGCATTTGAGACAGACGATGACTTTGGTTAAAAGTAAGATTTGGATCGGCTAG
- a CDS encoding HAD family hydrolase: MSQQCVIFDMDGVISHTNPHHVIAFEKFFDKYNIPYTREEFEEHMYGKHNSYIMTHFFKRPIAGEELIRLEDEKEGMFREIYKDKVETIPHYMDFLNELKSRGFKTAVATSAPRANLDLIANALKLGEKMDSMMSSEDVTFHKPNPEVYLKSAERVGVSPSDCVVFEDSFSGITAGLNAGMKVVGVLSTHTKEQLPPCDFYIYDYSEINVDKIIEILNPKK, translated from the coding sequence ATGAGCCAGCAATGTGTAATTTTTGATATGGACGGCGTGATTTCGCACACCAATCCGCATCATGTGATCGCTTTTGAAAAGTTTTTCGATAAATATAATATTCCGTACACGCGAGAAGAATTTGAAGAACATATGTACGGAAAACACAATAGTTATATCATGACGCATTTCTTCAAACGTCCGATTGCGGGAGAAGAATTGATCAGACTTGAAGATGAAAAAGAAGGAATGTTTCGTGAGATCTACAAAGACAAAGTCGAAACGATTCCGCATTATATGGATTTTTTAAACGAATTAAAATCTCGCGGTTTCAAAACTGCTGTTGCCACATCGGCGCCGCGTGCGAACTTGGATTTGATTGCAAACGCTTTGAAACTAGGAGAAAAAATGGATTCGATGATGTCATCAGAAGATGTTACGTTTCATAAACCAAATCCAGAAGTATATTTAAAATCGGCAGAACGCGTTGGAGTTTCTCCGTCGGATTGTGTGGTTTTTGAAGATTCTTTTTCGGGAATTACAGCGGGATTAAATGCCGGAATGAAAGTCGTTGGAGTTTTGAGTACACATACAAAAGAACAGCTTCCGCCATGTGATTTTTATATTTATGATTATAGCGAGATTAATGTCGATAAGATAATAGAGATATTAAATCCCAAAAAATAA
- a CDS encoding helix-turn-helix domain-containing protein, translating into MNISEENYIVNLGIHIRQLREKKDLSQQDLADDSGMTKSQIARIETAKINTSIKTLVKIAKGLDIEPKELLDFPLK; encoded by the coding sequence ATGAACATTTCAGAAGAAAATTATATTGTTAATCTAGGCATTCACATTAGACAATTACGTGAAAAGAAAGACTTATCGCAGCAAGATTTAGCTGATGATTCTGGCATGACTAAATCTCAAATAGCAAGAATAGAAACTGCTAAAATTAATACTTCAATAAAAACTCTCGTAAAAATTGCAAAAGGTTTAGATATTGAACCTAAAGAGTTGCTTGATTTTCCTTTGAAATAA
- a CDS encoding dipeptidase, which produces MENIKSYVQQHKDRFINELIELLKIPSVSADTAYSQDVIDTAEAVKESLSKAGCDYVETCDTPGYPIIYGEKIIDPNLPTVLVYGHYDVQPPDPLELWTSPPFEPVIKTTDIHPEGAIFARGACDDKGQMYMHVKALELMVQSNTLPCNVKFMIEGEEEVGSASLAWFVERNQEKLKNDVILISDTGMISNQQPSITTGLRGLSYVEVEVTGPNRDLHSGLYGGAVANPINILAKMIASLHDENNHITIPGFYDKVEELSAEERAEMAKAPFSLEKYKNALNIADVYGEKGYVTNERNSIRPTLDVNGIWGGYTGEGAKTVIASKAFAKISMRLVPNQEWEEITELFTKHFTSLAPAGVTVKVTPHHGGQGYVTPIDSIGYQAANKAYTETFGVPAIPVRSGGSIPIVALFEKELKSKTILMGFGLDSDAIHSPNEHFGIFNYLKGIETIPLFYKYFVELSK; this is translated from the coding sequence ATGGAAAATATTAAGTCCTACGTTCAACAACATAAAGATCGGTTTATCAACGAATTGATCGAATTATTAAAGATTCCGTCGGTTTCTGCCGACACTGCATATTCTCAAGATGTTATTGACACAGCAGAGGCTGTAAAAGAAAGTTTATCAAAAGCAGGATGCGATTATGTCGAAACTTGCGACACTCCAGGTTACCCAATTATCTACGGAGAGAAAATTATAGATCCAAATCTTCCAACGGTTTTAGTTTACGGCCACTACGACGTACAACCGCCAGATCCATTAGAATTATGGACTTCACCACCTTTTGAACCGGTTATTAAAACTACAGATATTCACCCAGAAGGAGCAATCTTCGCACGTGGAGCTTGTGACGACAAAGGTCAGATGTACATGCACGTAAAAGCGCTTGAATTAATGGTACAAAGCAATACGTTGCCTTGTAACGTAAAATTCATGATCGAAGGTGAAGAAGAAGTTGGTTCGGCAAGTTTGGCTTGGTTCGTAGAACGCAATCAGGAAAAACTGAAAAACGACGTAATCTTGATTTCAGATACAGGAATGATTTCTAATCAACAGCCATCTATCACGACAGGTTTAAGAGGTTTAAGTTATGTTGAGGTAGAAGTTACAGGTCCAAACCGCGATTTGCATTCAGGTTTATACGGTGGAGCTGTGGCGAATCCAATTAATATTTTGGCAAAAATGATTGCTTCGCTTCACGACGAAAACAATCATATTACAATTCCAGGTTTCTACGATAAAGTAGAAGAATTATCTGCAGAAGAAAGAGCAGAAATGGCAAAAGCGCCTTTCAGCTTAGAAAAATATAAAAATGCTTTAAACATTGCTGATGTTTATGGTGAAAAAGGTTATGTAACCAACGAGCGCAACTCAATCCGTCCGACTTTAGACGTAAACGGAATCTGGGGCGGTTATACTGGCGAAGGTGCTAAAACGGTTATTGCGAGTAAAGCTTTCGCTAAAATCTCGATGCGTTTGGTCCCAAATCAGGAATGGGAAGAGATTACAGAACTTTTTACAAAACATTTTACAAGTCTTGCTCCAGCTGGAGTTACGGTAAAAGTAACGCCTCACCACGGTGGTCAAGGTTATGTAACGCCAATTGATAGTATTGGCTATCAGGCAGCAAACAAAGCGTATACAGAAACGTTTGGAGTTCCTGCAATTCCGGTTCGTTCTGGAGGAAGTATTCCGATTGTGGCTTTGTTTGAAAAAGAATTAAAAAGTAAAACTATTTTAATGGGATTTGGTTTGGATAGTGATGCTATTCACTCGCCAAATGAACATTTCGGAATCTTTAATTACTTGAAAGGTATTGAGACTATTCCGTTGTTTTACAAGTATTTTGTGGAGCTTTCTAAGTAG
- a CDS encoding DUF6624 domain-containing protein encodes MKRIITLSFIVLNCLFLQAQTYKEWIHKADSCYTAKNYKLSVSYYEKAFKIEKKDNRDLYNAGCSASMARQHKKAFKWLNLSIDNGYENMAHIKIDNDLKPLHSEKEWNKTIDKLQKKLDVIGANYDKVLEKQLAEIYTEDQEIRGEFMNVYRAAKPDKKKIDSIGKIMGEKDSINLIKVMKILDERGWLGKNVVGSQGNQTLFLVIQHADLEYQQKYLPMMREAVKNGNANPGNLAYLEDRVALREGKKQIYGSQSSKNKKTGKICIAPMIDPDNVDKRRAEVGLGTMADYAVKLNIDWNLEEYKKELAETEKLENTKP; translated from the coding sequence ATGAAAAGAATAATCACGCTTTCTTTTATTGTATTGAACTGCCTTTTCTTGCAAGCTCAAACTTATAAAGAATGGATTCATAAAGCAGATTCTTGTTACACGGCAAAAAACTACAAATTGTCTGTTTCATATTATGAAAAAGCTTTTAAAATAGAAAAAAAAGACAATCGAGATTTATATAATGCAGGCTGTTCTGCTTCTATGGCAAGGCAGCATAAAAAAGCATTTAAATGGCTGAATCTTTCTATAGATAACGGATACGAAAATATGGCGCATATTAAAATTGATAACGATTTAAAGCCTTTACATTCAGAAAAAGAATGGAATAAAACAATTGATAAGCTGCAAAAGAAATTAGATGTTATTGGAGCAAATTATGATAAGGTGCTGGAAAAGCAACTTGCAGAGATTTATACCGAAGATCAGGAAATTCGTGGAGAGTTTATGAACGTTTATAGAGCTGCTAAGCCTGATAAAAAGAAAATTGACAGCATTGGTAAAATAATGGGGGAGAAGGACAGCATTAACCTCATTAAGGTTATGAAAATTCTGGACGAAAGAGGTTGGTTAGGAAAAAATGTTGTAGGCTCTCAGGGAAATCAGACTTTGTTTCTAGTAATTCAACATGCCGATTTAGAATATCAGCAAAAATATCTGCCTATGATGAGAGAAGCGGTTAAAAATGGAAATGCCAATCCAGGAAATCTAGCGTATTTAGAAGATAGAGTGGCTTTGAGAGAAGGAAAAAAACAAATTTATGGCAGTCAGAGTTCAAAGAATAAAAAGACTGGTAAAATTTGTATTGCACCAATGATAGATCCAGATAATGTTGATAAAAGGCGTGCGGAAGTCGGACTTGGCACAATGGCGGACTATGCAGTAAAACTAAACATTGACTGGAATTTGGAGGAATATAAAAAGGAATTGGCTGAAACAGAAAAACTTGAAAACACAAAACCATGA
- a CDS encoding BlaI/MecI/CopY family transcriptional regulator has protein sequence MIPLSNAEEQLMEHLWKLEKAFMKDLLEAYPEPKPATTTVATLLKRMIDKKFVAYNEFGNSREYYPLVKKTDYFAKHVKGLISNFFNNSASQFASFFTTETNLSASELEDLKKIIDSEIQKKKK, from the coding sequence ATGATACCATTATCAAATGCAGAAGAACAGTTAATGGAGCATTTATGGAAGCTTGAAAAGGCTTTTATGAAAGATTTGCTCGAAGCGTATCCGGAACCAAAACCGGCAACAACAACGGTTGCAACTTTACTGAAAAGGATGATCGATAAGAAGTTTGTGGCGTATAACGAATTTGGAAATTCTCGAGAATATTATCCGCTGGTAAAGAAAACAGACTATTTTGCAAAACATGTAAAAGGGCTAATTAGTAATTTCTTTAATAATTCGGCTTCACAGTTTGCTTCGTTTTTTACGACCGAGACCAATTTGTCGGCTTCAGAACTAGAAGATCTTAAAAAAATAATCGATTCAGAAATTCAAAAAAAGAAAAAATGA
- a CDS encoding M56 family metallopeptidase gives MITYLLKSGLLLAVFYAVYKLLLENERMFRFNRAYLLGSLIFSFIIPLQLFTFKPLFESGLNAIQLEGIEIRTSRAPINENYILEYVFAILKRVYVIVAIVLGFRLILNVLSFFQKLRSKEALSVNGVKVILTDDAVLPHSFWNAIFVNKTEFETGRVPSELIVHEKAHLEQRHTLDILFVATVQTVFWFNPFISLFRKAIKLNHEFLADEAVNKQFGEVKSYQNLLLQFASNKKTVDLASNINYLITKKRLLMMTKEISPIAMILKISSVAAVCFLLLIAFNSEAVAQTGANLRNQNNKGINYVGANVGKPQFPGGIEKFYMFVGQNFRMSEEFSKQKIQGKFLIEFMVEKDGSLSDFKVVKDLGYGTAEEAIRVLKLSPKWIPATENGQAVRVMYSLPITLQSEK, from the coding sequence ATGATAACGTATCTTTTAAAATCGGGTTTGCTACTTGCTGTTTTTTATGCGGTGTATAAATTATTGTTAGAAAACGAAAGAATGTTTCGTTTTAATCGTGCGTATCTTCTCGGAAGTTTGATTTTTAGTTTTATAATTCCGTTGCAGCTTTTTACATTCAAGCCTTTATTTGAGAGCGGATTAAACGCAATTCAATTGGAAGGAATAGAGATTAGAACAAGCCGTGCGCCTATAAATGAAAACTACATTTTAGAATACGTTTTTGCCATTTTGAAGCGAGTTTATGTAATTGTTGCCATAGTGTTGGGATTTCGATTGATTTTAAATGTGCTTTCATTTTTTCAAAAATTAAGAAGTAAAGAAGCTCTTTCTGTAAACGGAGTAAAAGTAATTTTAACCGATGATGCTGTTTTGCCACATTCTTTTTGGAATGCCATTTTTGTAAATAAAACAGAGTTTGAAACGGGGAGAGTTCCATCAGAATTAATTGTGCACGAAAAAGCGCATTTAGAACAAAGACATACGTTGGATATTCTTTTTGTTGCTACGGTACAGACTGTGTTTTGGTTTAATCCTTTTATTTCTCTTTTTAGAAAAGCGATTAAACTTAATCACGAGTTTTTGGCCGATGAGGCTGTAAATAAGCAATTTGGAGAAGTAAAAAGCTATCAGAACTTATTGTTGCAATTTGCATCAAACAAAAAGACTGTCGATTTGGCGAGCAATATTAATTATTTAATAACTAAGAAACGTTTGCTAATGATGACTAAAGAAATATCACCAATTGCGATGATTTTGAAGATAAGTTCTGTGGCTGCTGTTTGTTTTTTATTGTTAATTGCTTTTAATTCTGAAGCAGTTGCACAAACCGGTGCTAATTTGAGAAATCAGAATAATAAAGGTATTAATTATGTTGGTGCTAATGTGGGAAAACCACAATTTCCCGGTGGGATAGAAAAGTTTTATATGTTTGTTGGGCAAAATTTTAGAATGTCAGAAGAATTTTCGAAACAAAAAATACAAGGCAAATTTCTTATTGAATTTATGGTCGAAAAAGATGGGAGCCTGTCGGATTTTAAAGTCGTAAAAGATTTAGGATATGGCACTGCTGAAGAAGCAATTCGCGTTTTGAAACTTTCGCCAAAATGGATTCCTGCAACCGAAAATGGTCAAGCTGTTCGAGTGATGTACAGTTTACCGATTACGCTTCAGAGTGAGAAATAG